CTCATTACAGACAAGTCCAAGAGATCTTGCCAGACAATCTACCGGTTGGAgtggatttttgtcaaacatcCAGCcctcaattcaaattttttaaaatgtatttttttacgCGACGAGGTATGTTTAACTCCCATAATGAACACTACTTGTGTGATGAGAATCCAcatgtcaaaaatatatcacatttCCAACAATCATTTAAAGTTAATGTCTGAGCAGCAACAAATTAATAAGTGTCGTAATTGGTTGAATaaccattttccgaatcgatggattggtagaggtgcagaagTTCCGATTCCGTACAGAGGTAAATTCGTCTCAAGAATGGTAAGACAGAATTCAATATCACGTTAATGACCTCATAACTGATTCCCAACCGTTTAGAAGATTAATATACGAAATTTACAAATACTCCTGTTGTATTGCTTCTCTTGGACCATGGAGGTTCACCTAGACCACTTTGGAAATCATAGACCTATAGTCTAAAGATAAATAGTTATCATTCACAATGGAAGTTTCTCACTAATTAACTAGATATACGTTAGAAAtctttattttatgaaaaagttcaataaatattatacttcCGGATCATGTGAACTTCATTATTCAATTGGTGCAGATGAGTTCTGGTCTGTAAAACTAAGTcggttttttattgttcttataaCGACAAAAACTGATCACTTTCTGTTTGTCTAtggtttatttttatgaataagagAGTAACAAAATGATGAAGCACTACACGACATGTAGTAAAATGTTTGAACTGGTCAATTCAGACATAAAAATAGTGGTCAAATAACAAACATTCTCGGAAAGCCAAATATTGGTGGACTGCTGGGATTTaccattacaaataaatttttaaaaatcctcaTCGATCCTGTGTACTACAAAAGTTATTCGTggtcaaaagtcaaaatgtgatgttttttgtatttttctcgaaaacggtaagttttatcgaaaaaaagcctcacaataaaattatagatcTCAAAGTTCGCTACAAAAATACTCagtatgatttttttctaagagtTACCATTCCTGAGATATCGCCATTCTAATAAACACATTATATATGATTTGCACATACGAGGTCTGACttttaaataacgagactgcacGCTTAGAGGGTGCCCTAGAGGGGTGGGGGGAAAACGTTTTTCGATAAATCACCTATACTatacgatatatatatatatatatatatatatatatatatatatatatatatatatatatatatatatatattattatccttattttttctttataccttggtaaaataatatttatttgccCCACACACAAAATGGCCGAGACGTCAAAAATACGTGACTTGGAATAACCTATAATTCAGTGAAGTAAGCCCCATGATTTAGGCTAGATTgggtaattatttaatattgattgaaataattagtCTCAAGCAGGGCCGAAAATGTAACTTTCACCCTTGtagtgtaatatactatttcatataaaaactaTTTACCCTCTAACTCTCCAGACTACATTTTGTTACACTTTCGGTTTCAAAATTGTGTTTCAGACTGACTGTAATGAGGGTTATATATGGCATTGCAACGAGGGTAGGTTTTGGAGAACAGATTTCCGAAGCTTTAAATGGGGCTTTTGTTCCACCTGGTGCGGATTACGATTCTGATGAGTATGACGACGATTttgattattagaaaaaaataattatggatatttattttattattgaactGAAACTACAAAACATTTCGTTAATAGTTttactgtatatatatttattgtatttattaggtcaattcaaaaactttttgttacaattatataaataaaaattactttttctacgtccgttataaaattcacatttttttcatacatttgcTTTCATAAAGCAATTAACTTCtaaatcggtcaaaaagcgtgaaaaaaaagtaccgtagcggttaattttttcacgcttttacGTTAAAGAAAGGgccgtaacgtgtcattttttaacacaattataaaattgttttatcaaaatagtgggctGTGAACGGTTTCTTTCTCAcgtcaattcgtttctccgataaacttCTTGATACTCGTTCAAGAAAATCGTTTTGTGTCTAGTTAAAAGGAATGTAGTATTACTATTAGTGATGGAGaataatagtgaagaaagttcttcttgagaaatccagggaaccgtatttaaaggaatatgattcttttatggagtggcgtactaGAAAAGGCAGCTTCACAgagagtgttactagcttactttgaaactaaatccaaaatgtggaagtcttcaacactttggtcgacttattcaaaactaaaAGGCACCCTAATGATAAATAACGACGTGGGCATCAGTAAATACTtgaaactcattgcatatttgaaaaataaatcagttggctatagaccaaaaaatgtaaaacatttgcccgtgaagaaattaataagtttctgttgcaagctttGCGGagaggaattatataaattgaagtgtaacgatattaataataccggaaatattttagttatcacaatacctgatacaaaaattaatgttcaacgtcgatttacaattattggtgaaatatctgacaatagattaaacttggtaaacatttataaaaaatattaagaccaacgacccacaaatgtcaaaacacatcattttctttttgcagtataaaaatgacaaatgcAAAACCCAAGCTGTAGGTTttaataccttttcaaaaattccctcgcttatcgcaacatatttgaatttacctaatccaaaaaactacactgggcatacatttcgacgctcttcggcgtctctattagtggattccggtggtgatattattcaactaaagaagcacgttgagtggaaatccaacacagttgcggagggttacgtggacgactcaataaaaaacaaaatggattcggcagtaaaaattttaacgggaacaactagttcgacttcaagcaacattgtaaatgttcactatcctaccaacaatccaataaatactaatacaactgtagacgatgttatttatttgaactcgttaaatgttgccaaatCAAGTACCAATGTaacttcttcacttcaaattaataatgctcacagttgtacttttaatattactattacaaaatagaaattcatgttttgtcgaattttttgaAGTATGCGGACGTAGAGAagattttgtatgaaactcgtgagtaaagcaactttttttcactcgtaggaattaccggtcaaaccgtcctactcgtaaaaaaaatattattttactcacttattgcataaataactatttttgcattttttatttctttgtgaTACTTGTTTTCGTAATtgaattacatatttttggtttttttgtagATTCCATTGTTAAGTTAGTTacttcattcaaataaatgaataaattagataaatttttttatttaccagcttttcatacatttataatcagaaatttctatttgaaaagtATGTTGGGTAATAATATAGTAATAGATTTATTGACATCAGTACAATTGCATTATTCTAAGTTGCACAATTCATTTACTATTGCTTgagaataaaaagatttatgGTAATAGATACTTGGTACATCAGATACCGAGACTCCTTAAAAAATGTAATCCCAGAGGCGTACAGTGGACGTTGGCCAAGGTTGGTAGAGGATAGGTTGCCCGGTAACTTCGAAAGACAGTTAAAGTTTAACATCCAAAGAAAGCAACAGAAATAGAGAGCTCAATAGAAAGTTTGAGGGAAATTTCAGTATATATAGtaaaaatgttaatataaaCTTTCAAGTAATTTTCGTTGGTTTATGTGTCCCAAACCTCCTCTAACACTATCCCAAGCCACCCCAAGTTAGGTAGGATTGTGACACTTCTGGGAATATTGGAGAACAACATATCACAATGTGTGGATAGTgtaaagaagaagaggaagcaacagaaaaagaaaaacaaaaaaaggtagTTGAAAAGACAAATAAAGTTTAACATCCAAAAAGAGCAACAGAATTAGAGAGCTCATTAGAAAGTTTGGGGAAAATTTCCCCAAGAG
This DNA window, taken from Diorhabda sublineata isolate icDioSubl1.1 chromosome 4, icDioSubl1.1, whole genome shotgun sequence, encodes the following:
- the LOC130443337 gene encoding uncharacterized protein LOC130443337: MQARTVLIIVIVICLFCACEAKKKKHSKKKLLRQKETNPVDFIRLTVMRVIYGIATRVGFGEQISEALNGAFVPPGADYDSDEYDDDFDY